The following proteins are encoded in a genomic region of Sesamum indicum cultivar Zhongzhi No. 13 linkage group LG8, S_indicum_v1.0, whole genome shotgun sequence:
- the LOC105168404 gene encoding flavonoid 3',5'-methyltransferase-like, producing the protein MKEKYSCTILQSEALTQYLLETSAYPREHEQLKELRKASVEKYQHWSAMNVPADEAQLLSMILKLMNAKKTIEVGVFTGYSLLATALALPNDGKVIAIDPDREAYETGLPYIEKAGVAHKIQFIGSDAMTAMKEFLENGEEGTFDFAFVDADKENYINYHELLLKLVKVGGIIAYDNTLWSGTVALDDENLSQEWQDRIGVNRIFLRNLNTFLAADSRIELAHLSVGDGLSLCRRLK; encoded by the exons ATGAAAGAGAAATACTCATGCACCATTCTCCAAAGCGAAGCCCTCACTCAG TATCTTCTGGAAACAAGTGCGTATCCAAGAGAGCATGAACAGCTGAAAGAACTGAGGAAGGCTAGTGTTGAGAAATACCAACACTG gAGCGCCATGAATGTCCCAGCCGACGAAGCCCAGCTTCTGTCCATGATATTGAAACTCATGAACGCCAAGAAAACAATTGAAGTTGGAGTGTTTACCGGCTACTCACTTCTTGCCACCGCCCTTGCTCTCCCTAATGATGGCAAA GTAATCGCAATTGATCCAGACAGAGAAGCGTACGAAACTGGGCTGCCATACATTGAAAAAGCAGGCGTGGCACATAAAATCCAGTTCATTGGTTCGGATGCTATGACGGCTATGAAGGAGTTTCTTGAAAAC GGAGAGGAAGGAACATTCGATTTTGCATTTGTGGATGCTGATAAGGAGAACTACATCAACTACCATGAATTGTTGTTGAAGCTGGTTAAGGTCGGAGGAATCATAGCCTACGACAACACCCTCTGGTCCGGTACGGTGGCATTGGATGATGAGAACTTGAGCCAGGAGTGGCAGGACCGAATAGGGGTAAATCGGATATTTCTCAGGAATTTGAATACATTTTTGGCCGCCGATTCTCGCATTGAACTGGCTCATCTCTCCGTCGGAGATGGACTCTCACTCTGCAGGCGCCTCAAATAG